A single window of Archangium gephyra DNA harbors:
- a CDS encoding chemotaxis protein CheB has translation MKLLLVEDSRSVVAFLEQILRREPDLELLPPVANGRDAVVAVQRWSPQLVLMDLVLPGGMDGVEAITEIMATAPCPIVVLSGQLETPGRDRTFESLRAGAVDVLAKPTVGGLEAVKEFRERLLRTVRVMAHARVVGRRRMSLRTPAVASPLPSQVAVVPEPKPCSLLAIGGSTGAPPLVFELLKALPAPAPFPVVVAQHIVRGFEPGFARWLGGTGHRTMVAQGGEWLEPGVVYVSPADRDLVVRGGKLQTQHSRGVAVPSVDVLFESVAGFFGSRAVGLLLTGMGEDGARGLLTMRQTGALTVAQDGASCVVDGMPGAARAMGAATQTLTPAEMSALMAALGRAPPSPSGRGPG, from the coding sequence TTGAAGCTGTTGCTGGTGGAGGACTCGCGTTCGGTGGTGGCCTTCCTCGAGCAGATCCTGCGCCGGGAGCCCGACCTCGAGCTGTTGCCGCCCGTGGCCAATGGCCGCGACGCGGTGGTGGCGGTGCAACGCTGGAGTCCGCAGCTGGTGCTGATGGACCTGGTGCTGCCCGGAGGCATGGACGGGGTGGAGGCCATCACGGAGATCATGGCCACGGCGCCGTGTCCCATCGTGGTGCTCAGCGGGCAGCTGGAGACGCCGGGGAGGGACAGGACGTTCGAGTCCCTGCGGGCCGGAGCGGTGGACGTGCTGGCCAAGCCCACGGTGGGAGGGCTGGAGGCGGTGAAGGAGTTCCGCGAGCGGCTGCTGCGCACGGTGCGGGTGATGGCGCATGCGCGGGTGGTGGGCCGCAGGAGGATGTCGCTGCGGACGCCGGCGGTGGCCTCGCCCCTCCCGTCGCAGGTGGCCGTGGTGCCCGAGCCGAAGCCGTGCTCGCTGCTGGCGATTGGAGGCTCCACGGGAGCGCCGCCGCTGGTGTTCGAGCTGTTGAAGGCGTTGCCGGCCCCGGCCCCGTTTCCGGTGGTGGTGGCGCAGCACATCGTCCGGGGCTTCGAGCCGGGTTTCGCGCGGTGGCTGGGGGGGACGGGGCACCGGACGATGGTGGCCCAGGGAGGGGAGTGGCTGGAGCCGGGGGTGGTGTACGTGTCACCGGCGGACAGGGACCTGGTGGTGCGCGGGGGCAAGCTGCAGACGCAGCACTCGAGGGGCGTGGCGGTGCCGTCGGTGGACGTGCTGTTCGAGAGCGTGGCGGGCTTCTTCGGCTCGAGGGCGGTGGGGCTGTTGCTGACGGGGATGGGGGAGGACGGGGCGAGGGGGCTGTTGACGATGCGCCAGACGGGAGCGCTGACGGTGGCGCAGGACGGGGCGAGCTGCGTGGTGGACGGGATGCCAGGCGCGGCGAGGGCGATGGGGGCGGCGACCCAGACGCTCACGCCCGCGGAGATGTCCGCGCTCATGGCGGCCCTGGGCAGAGCTCCTCCCTCGCCCTCCGGGAGAGGGCCGGGGTGA
- a CDS encoding NAD(P)/FAD-dependent oxidoreductase has product MENTPGRHQVVIVGGGFGGLQAALRLKRAPVEVTVLDRYNHHLFQPLLYQVATAVLSPGDISAPIRQILRGRNTTVLLAEVRSVDLARKVVVSDGGEIPYDTLVLAMGATHSYFGHPEWSQFAPGLKTIDDARDIRERVLLALEAAEREPDPERQREWLTFVIIGAGPTGVELAGALAYMTKHSLPHDYRRVDTSQARILLLEGLPRVLNTYPEELSAKARRDLEKLGVEVRTGTLVTGVDDLGVSVGDTRIPARTVLWGAGVAASPVARTLGVPLDKAGRVKVEPTLNVPGHEDVFVIGDLASVVQDGKPVPGIAPAAMQMGRHVAKNIRHRLEGRPLEPFRYHDKGSFAVIGRGSAIGVLYDKVRVSGKLAWGMWLGIHITFLVGFRNKVAVMLDWAYTYLTKRRDVRLITGLHANKLPPIHPESLPGVAGEHAGQAMPRHEPEPSHVH; this is encoded by the coding sequence ATGGAAAACACCCCGGGAAGGCATCAGGTGGTCATCGTGGGCGGCGGCTTCGGCGGGCTCCAGGCCGCGCTCCGGCTCAAGCGCGCTCCCGTGGAAGTGACGGTGCTCGACCGCTACAACCACCACCTCTTCCAGCCGCTGCTGTACCAGGTGGCCACCGCCGTGCTCAGCCCGGGCGACATCTCCGCGCCCATCCGTCAGATTCTGCGCGGCCGCAACACCACCGTGCTGCTCGCCGAGGTCCGCTCCGTGGACCTCGCGCGCAAGGTGGTCGTCTCCGATGGCGGGGAGATTCCCTATGACACGCTGGTGCTCGCCATGGGCGCCACGCACTCGTACTTCGGCCACCCGGAGTGGTCCCAGTTCGCCCCCGGACTCAAGACGATCGACGACGCCCGGGACATCCGCGAGCGCGTGCTGCTGGCCCTCGAGGCCGCCGAGCGCGAGCCCGACCCCGAGCGCCAGCGCGAGTGGCTCACCTTCGTCATCATCGGCGCGGGGCCCACGGGCGTGGAGTTGGCGGGTGCGCTCGCGTACATGACGAAGCACTCGCTGCCCCACGATTACCGCCGCGTCGACACCTCCCAGGCCCGCATCCTCCTGCTCGAGGGACTCCCCCGGGTGCTCAACACCTATCCCGAGGAGCTCTCGGCGAAGGCGCGCCGGGACCTGGAGAAGCTCGGCGTGGAGGTGCGCACCGGCACCCTGGTGACGGGCGTGGACGACCTGGGCGTCTCCGTGGGGGACACCCGCATCCCGGCGCGCACGGTGCTGTGGGGCGCTGGAGTGGCCGCGTCTCCGGTGGCCAGGACGTTGGGCGTGCCGCTCGACAAGGCGGGCCGGGTGAAGGTGGAGCCCACGCTGAACGTGCCCGGCCATGAGGATGTCTTCGTGATTGGAGACCTCGCCTCGGTGGTGCAGGACGGCAAGCCGGTGCCGGGCATCGCCCCGGCGGCCATGCAGATGGGCCGGCACGTGGCGAAGAACATCCGTCACCGGCTCGAGGGCCGTCCGCTGGAGCCATTCCGCTACCACGACAAGGGCTCCTTCGCCGTCATCGGCCGCGGCTCGGCGATTGGCGTGCTCTACGACAAGGTCCGCGTGAGCGGGAAGCTGGCCTGGGGGATGTGGCTCGGCATCCACATCACCTTCCTGGTGGGCTTCCGCAACAAGGTGGCGGTGATGCTCGACTGGGCCTACACCTACCTCACCAAGCGGCGGGACGTGCGCCTCATCACGGGCCTGCACGCCAACAAGCTCCCGCCCATCCACCCCGAGAGCCTTCCGGGAGTGGCCGGCGAGCACGCCGGACAGGCCATGCCGCGGCACGAGCCCGAGCCGTCTCACGTGCACTGA
- a CDS encoding SEC-C metal-binding domain-containing protein has protein sequence MADSDTRALVRQLLEHTETLPESLQAHILARGAEAVEPLVEVLLDEPLADITAPGEGYAPIHAVQLLAQLKAPEAISAMVRRLMHSEPGEVLYDALLYALEELGPAVAPAALEALASARTEDERFGLLSVLARCEVQDERIYAALLAQLKEDPTAGAMNLSVYGDPRAIEPLTRVLEAHEVDEDTEDLFANQNIIELRGAIEELGGTLDEAQLDKVARARRSRHRLSTLFQNMLAETLPVAPARRAPRPGRNEPCWCGSGVKYKKCHLGEDAR, from the coding sequence ATGGCTGACAGTGATACCCGGGCGCTGGTGCGCCAGCTCCTGGAGCACACGGAGACGCTCCCCGAGTCCCTACAGGCGCACATCCTCGCGCGCGGCGCCGAGGCGGTGGAGCCCCTGGTGGAGGTGCTGCTCGACGAGCCGCTGGCCGACATCACGGCACCAGGAGAGGGGTATGCGCCCATCCACGCGGTGCAACTGCTGGCTCAGCTGAAGGCCCCCGAGGCCATCTCGGCCATGGTGCGGCGGCTCATGCACAGCGAGCCGGGCGAGGTGCTCTACGACGCGCTCCTCTACGCCCTGGAGGAGCTCGGGCCCGCGGTGGCTCCCGCCGCCCTGGAGGCCCTGGCCAGCGCGAGGACCGAGGACGAGCGCTTCGGGTTGCTCTCCGTGCTGGCCCGCTGTGAGGTTCAGGACGAGCGAATCTACGCGGCGCTCCTCGCGCAGCTCAAGGAGGACCCCACCGCCGGGGCGATGAACCTGTCCGTCTACGGTGACCCGCGCGCCATCGAGCCCCTGACGCGCGTCCTCGAGGCCCATGAGGTGGACGAGGACACGGAGGACCTGTTCGCCAACCAGAACATCATCGAGCTGCGGGGCGCCATCGAGGAGCTGGGAGGGACGCTCGATGAGGCGCAGCTCGACAAGGTGGCCCGAGCCCGGCGCTCGCGTCACCGGTTGAGCACGCTCTTCCAGAACATGCTCGCCGAGACGCTGCCCGTGGCCCCCGCCCGGCGAGCCCCCCGTCCCGGGCGCAACGAGCCGTGCTGGTGCGGCAGCGGTGTGAAGTACAAGAAGTGCCACCTGGGCGAGGACGCCCGGTAG
- a CDS encoding energy-coupling factor ABC transporter ATP-binding protein: protein MIRLHAVSHHFGERPVLEGLELTLSERRIAVVGGNGSGKSTFARLLNGLLVPERGQVLVEGLDTRKDARAIRRKVGFVFQNPDHQIVLPTVEEDLAFGLKNLKLPPADISTRVTAVLRRYGLEDFRHHPAHLLSGGQKQLLALSSVLVMEPRYIVFDEPTTLLDLRNKRRLTQAIHELPQTAIVVSHDLELLRDFDRVLVFDAGRVVVDDVPSVALDAYVRMMA from the coding sequence ATGATTCGACTCCACGCCGTCAGCCACCACTTCGGTGAGCGCCCCGTCCTCGAGGGGCTCGAGCTCACCCTCTCCGAGCGCCGCATCGCGGTGGTGGGCGGCAATGGTTCCGGGAAGAGCACCTTCGCGCGCCTGCTCAATGGTCTGCTCGTGCCCGAGCGGGGCCAGGTGCTCGTGGAGGGGCTCGACACCCGGAAGGATGCCCGCGCCATCCGCCGCAAGGTGGGCTTCGTCTTCCAGAACCCCGACCATCAAATCGTCCTCCCCACCGTCGAGGAGGACCTCGCCTTCGGGCTGAAGAACCTCAAGCTGCCACCGGCGGACATCTCCACGCGCGTCACCGCCGTCCTGCGCCGTTACGGCCTGGAGGACTTCCGCCACCATCCGGCCCACCTGCTCAGCGGTGGCCAGAAGCAGCTGCTCGCGCTCTCCTCCGTGCTCGTCATGGAGCCGCGCTACATCGTCTTCGACGAGCCCACCACGCTGCTGGACCTGCGCAACAAGCGCCGCCTCACCCAGGCCATCCACGAGCTGCCCCAGACGGCCATCGTCGTCTCGCACGACCTGGAGCTGCTGCGCGACTTCGACCGCGTGCTCGTCTTCGACGCGGGCCGTGTCGTCGTCGATGACGTCCCCTCCGTCGCCCTCGACGCCTACGTCCGGATGATGGCGTGA
- a CDS encoding biotin transporter BioY, with amino-acid sequence MKTRDLVHVALFAALMAVLGLLPPLALPFIPVPITAQTLGVMLAGSILGARKGFLSLLLFHLLVAAGLPLLAGGNGGLAVYVGPTGGFFVGFLPAAFLIGWLTERAWTRLSVPLAFAINVLGGICVLYAVGIPWLAVAAKLPLAKAALSSLFFVPGDCVKAALAASAAVTLKRAWPLIQPPRSTRPAAPPPSST; translated from the coding sequence GTGAAGACCCGAGATCTCGTCCACGTCGCCCTGTTCGCCGCCCTCATGGCCGTGCTCGGGCTGCTGCCGCCGCTCGCGCTGCCCTTCATCCCCGTGCCCATCACCGCGCAGACGCTCGGGGTGATGCTCGCCGGCTCCATCCTCGGGGCGCGCAAGGGCTTCTTGTCCCTGCTCCTCTTCCACCTGCTCGTGGCCGCGGGGCTGCCGCTGCTGGCCGGCGGCAACGGTGGGCTCGCCGTGTACGTGGGCCCCACCGGAGGCTTCTTCGTGGGCTTCCTGCCCGCCGCCTTCCTCATCGGCTGGCTCACCGAGCGCGCCTGGACGCGGCTGTCCGTGCCGCTCGCCTTCGCCATCAACGTGCTCGGCGGCATCTGCGTCCTCTATGCCGTGGGCATCCCCTGGCTCGCCGTGGCCGCGAAGCTGCCGCTGGCCAAGGCCGCGTTGAGCTCGCTCTTCTTCGTGCCCGGGGATTGCGTGAAGGCCGCGCTCGCCGCCTCCGCCGCCGTCACCCTCAAGCGCGCCTGGCCGCTCATCCAGCCGCCCCGGTCCACCCGCCCCGCCGCGCCGCCGCCGTCCTCGACGTGA
- a CDS encoding energy-coupling factor transporter transmembrane component T family protein: MSLGLYLHRDSPVHAVPAGAKMLALLAAGTGLLLFSSLPVLSGALVATLGLYALARLRPREVAPVLRLSAFVLVPLFALHALVSGWEPALEAVLRLAVLLLLATLVSLTTRASDMLDALERALRPLARFGLHPARLGLLLSLTLRFIPLLATWLREIQEAQRVRGLDHNPVAVLVPLLVKTLRTADTLADAIDARCFDSEEPS, from the coding sequence GTGAGCCTCGGCCTCTACCTCCACCGCGACTCGCCCGTCCATGCCGTCCCCGCGGGCGCCAAGATGCTGGCCCTGCTCGCCGCCGGCACCGGGCTGCTGCTCTTCTCCTCGCTGCCCGTCCTCTCCGGTGCGCTCGTGGCCACGCTTGGCCTCTACGCGCTCGCCCGCCTGCGTCCGCGCGAAGTGGCGCCCGTCCTCCGCCTCTCCGCCTTCGTGCTCGTCCCGCTCTTCGCCCTGCACGCGCTGGTGTCCGGCTGGGAGCCCGCGCTGGAGGCCGTGCTGCGGCTCGCCGTCCTGTTGCTGCTCGCCACGCTCGTGTCCCTGACGACGCGGGCCTCGGACATGCTCGACGCGCTGGAGCGGGCCCTGCGGCCCCTGGCCCGCTTCGGGCTCCATCCCGCGCGGCTGGGCCTGCTGCTCTCCCTCACCCTGCGCTTCATCCCCCTGCTCGCCACGTGGCTGCGGGAGATTCAGGAGGCCCAGCGCGTGCGCGGCCTCGACCACAATCCCGTCGCCGTGCTCGTCCCGCTGCTCGTGAAGACGCTCCGCACCGCCGACACGCTCGCCGACGCCATCGACGCGCGCTGCTTCGACTCCGAGGAACCCTCGTGA
- a CDS encoding SgcJ/EcaC family oxidoreductase — MNTFARSSAVMAVVLSFLVASPVQAQQGRGQSRDEVSLRKLVAEQTEAWNRHDAAAWSKDFAPEAEFINIVGTVFSGREEIEKRHAAVFASLFKDSHSEVTVRKIVFVAPFVAVVDTEHVVTKYTALPPGVQATEPGVLRTRMRYVLKLTGGKWAIVAGQNTDVKPAPAAQPAPPAPTGR, encoded by the coding sequence ATGAACACCTTCGCGCGAAGCTCGGCCGTCATGGCCGTGGTCCTGTCGTTCCTCGTTGCCTCACCCGTCCAGGCCCAGCAGGGCCGGGGCCAGTCCCGCGACGAGGTGAGCCTGCGCAAGCTCGTGGCCGAGCAGACCGAGGCGTGGAACCGTCACGACGCGGCGGCGTGGAGCAAGGACTTCGCGCCGGAGGCCGAGTTCATCAACATCGTGGGCACGGTGTTCAGCGGCCGGGAGGAGATCGAGAAGCGGCACGCCGCGGTCTTCGCGAGCCTCTTCAAGGACAGCCACTCGGAGGTGACGGTGCGGAAGATCGTCTTCGTCGCTCCCTTCGTGGCGGTGGTGGACACCGAGCACGTGGTGACGAAGTACACGGCGCTGCCCCCGGGTGTGCAGGCCACCGAGCCGGGCGTGCTGCGCACCCGCATGCGCTACGTGCTGAAGCTGACGGGCGGCAAGTGGGCCATCGTCGCGGGGCAGAACACGGACGTGAAGCCGGCCCCCGCCGCGCAGCCGGCTCCGCCCGCGCCCACGGGCCGCTGA
- a CDS encoding PEGA domain-containing protein — protein MSGNASQPNPSTPGSTGAGAGVPPAPPARPVVPAAPAAPPAGQVSRLEGAAAGLKLASALCALVAVGLFVRPLLQGELTTGPRMITLQPTFSSTPVERPAVETPGLKTPTELPQETGVREERADFEGAVLMVDSEPAGATILVDGKDQGETPVSVGLECLPGTPVLVEFSLRGHEKTKHRTVCPHNALVKVTAQLRKGSGKPSGKK, from the coding sequence GTGAGTGGCAATGCTTCCCAGCCCAACCCGTCCACGCCCGGCAGCACAGGCGCGGGCGCGGGTGTGCCCCCGGCGCCGCCCGCGCGTCCGGTGGTGCCCGCGGCGCCCGCGGCTCCCCCGGCGGGCCAGGTGTCCCGGTTGGAAGGGGCGGCCGCGGGGCTGAAGCTGGCCTCGGCCCTGTGCGCGCTGGTGGCGGTGGGGCTGTTCGTGCGCCCCCTGTTGCAGGGCGAGCTGACTACCGGGCCGCGGATGATCACCCTCCAGCCCACCTTCTCCTCGACGCCGGTGGAGCGCCCCGCCGTGGAGACGCCGGGCCTCAAGACCCCGACGGAGCTGCCGCAGGAGACGGGGGTGCGCGAGGAGCGCGCCGACTTCGAGGGGGCCGTCCTGATGGTCGACTCGGAGCCGGCCGGAGCCACCATCCTGGTGGATGGGAAGGACCAGGGCGAGACGCCCGTGTCGGTGGGGCTCGAGTGCCTGCCGGGCACCCCGGTGCTCGTGGAGTTCTCCCTGCGCGGCCACGAGAAGACGAAGCACCGCACCGTGTGCCCGCACAACGCGCTGGTGAAGGTGACAGCCCAGCTGCGCAAGGGCTCGGGGAAGCCTTCCGGGAAGAAGTGA
- a CDS encoding cytochrome-c peroxidase produces the protein MSRHSPRTWMLASALVGSLGLSCTPPEEPFPNQDELEVLQSLHTPSPLPPKDPTNKYGDSPAAAALGHRLFNDPGLSSCGTVSCQSCHDGEGRSVDTAVAEGCDGKLTGRNPPTVLNAGYSTWFMWDGRADRLWNQALLPLLSPVEMNSNAGLLRARLSAEYAEEYRALFGKLPSEETDDNQLLAHFGKAIAAYERTLNRNNAPFDQDVRRFLQAVEAGTAEEDPAYLGLKTFVRKGQCSACHKGPMLSDDQFHNIGVKDLSDSQRGVAAAATPMLDWTFNSAGPYSDAPGGIESSRLLRLRNDLHEKASELEGAYKTPTLRNVKLTAPYMHTGEVKTLEDVIDLYDKGGEPAGNYAGSVSVTIKKLDLTDEEKKALLLLLESMTGAAK, from the coding sequence ATGAGCCGTCACTCCCCGCGCACCTGGATGCTGGCGAGCGCCCTCGTGGGCTCGCTGGGCCTGTCCTGCACGCCCCCCGAAGAGCCCTTCCCCAACCAGGACGAGCTCGAGGTGCTCCAGAGCCTGCACACCCCCTCGCCCCTGCCGCCCAAGGACCCCACCAACAAGTACGGGGACAGCCCGGCGGCGGCCGCGCTGGGCCACCGGCTCTTCAACGACCCGGGCCTGTCCAGCTGCGGCACCGTCTCCTGCCAGAGCTGCCATGACGGCGAGGGCCGCTCGGTGGACACGGCGGTGGCCGAGGGCTGTGACGGCAAGCTCACCGGACGCAACCCGCCCACGGTGTTGAACGCGGGCTACAGCACCTGGTTCATGTGGGACGGGCGCGCGGACCGGCTGTGGAACCAGGCCCTGCTGCCGCTGCTCAGCCCCGTGGAGATGAACTCCAACGCCGGGCTCCTGCGCGCCCGGCTGTCCGCGGAGTACGCGGAGGAGTACCGCGCCCTCTTCGGCAAGCTGCCCTCCGAGGAGACCGATGACAACCAGCTGCTGGCCCACTTCGGCAAGGCCATCGCCGCGTACGAGCGCACCCTCAACCGCAACAACGCCCCCTTCGACCAGGACGTCCGCCGCTTCCTCCAGGCGGTGGAGGCCGGCACGGCGGAGGAGGATCCCGCCTACCTGGGCCTGAAGACCTTCGTGCGCAAGGGCCAGTGCAGCGCGTGCCACAAGGGCCCCATGCTGAGCGACGACCAGTTCCACAACATCGGCGTGAAGGACCTGAGCGACAGCCAGCGCGGCGTGGCGGCGGCGGCCACGCCGATGCTCGACTGGACCTTCAACTCGGCGGGGCCGTACAGCGACGCGCCCGGCGGCATCGAGTCCTCGCGGCTGCTGCGGCTGCGCAATGACCTGCACGAGAAGGCCTCCGAGCTGGAGGGCGCCTACAAGACGCCCACGCTGCGCAACGTGAAGCTCACGGCGCCGTACATGCACACCGGCGAGGTGAAGACGCTCGAGGACGTCATCGACCTGTACGACAAGGGCGGCGAGCCGGCGGGCAACTACGCGGGCTCGGTCTCGGTGACCATCAAGAAGCTGGACCTCACCGACGAGGAGAAGAAGGCCCTGCTCCTGCTGCTCGAGTCGATGACGGGCGCGGCGAAGTAG
- a CDS encoding GspE/PulE family protein: MSLPVRKAAQATWVLAVLVLLGSIGMWLYQNPIQDAETAQRLGGRYLELAVTPVILGCVGLCLALGAAGSALDARVRRSRQGLTQRLSLSPLAVVDADVAFAVREMLVELQGVLRGYISRPEPDMIAFVDVLLDGAVRVGASDVHMHPLETGTRLAFRVHGVLEEVMMMPREHHSRLINRLKVLGKVVLFRSDRPQDGHFSFGTPEGPADIRLSLLPTNHGESVALRIARSTVRLPELPRLGFAPETLTAYQRLLDAPQGIIFVAGATGAGKTTTLYASLGYIKKTRGDLTRIATIEDPVEYDVPLFSQTQVNAEQGFTFAQGLRSVLRQDPNVIMVGEIRDAETARTAIQAGLSGHLLLTTVHASSSAGVFNRLIEMGVEPFLLASASVAAISQRLVRALCPHCRMAASPEIDELARLEAVGLPTTGPFYVPVGCERCGGSGYLGRAALYEVLKVTPAIRECVNTKSPTSRAHDIAVSEGMVPLLAAGLAKVNAGTTTLREVLRVVG; the protein is encoded by the coding sequence ATGAGTCTGCCCGTCCGAAAAGCCGCCCAGGCCACCTGGGTGCTGGCCGTGCTGGTGCTCCTGGGGAGCATCGGTATGTGGCTGTACCAGAATCCCATCCAGGACGCGGAGACCGCGCAGCGGCTCGGTGGCCGCTACCTGGAGCTCGCCGTCACGCCGGTCATCCTGGGCTGCGTGGGGCTGTGCCTCGCACTGGGCGCCGCGGGCTCCGCGCTGGATGCGCGCGTGCGCCGCTCGCGCCAGGGGCTCACGCAACGGCTGTCGCTCTCGCCGCTGGCGGTGGTGGACGCGGACGTGGCGTTCGCCGTGCGCGAGATGCTCGTCGAGCTGCAGGGCGTGCTGCGCGGCTACATCTCCCGCCCCGAGCCGGACATGATCGCCTTCGTGGACGTGCTGCTGGATGGGGCCGTGCGCGTGGGCGCCAGCGACGTGCACATGCACCCGCTGGAGACGGGCACGCGCCTGGCCTTCCGCGTCCACGGCGTGCTCGAGGAGGTGATGATGATGCCGCGCGAGCACCACTCGCGCCTCATCAACCGCCTCAAGGTGCTGGGCAAGGTGGTGCTCTTCCGCTCGGACCGGCCGCAGGACGGCCACTTCTCCTTCGGCACGCCCGAGGGCCCCGCGGACATCCGCCTGTCGCTGCTGCCCACCAACCACGGTGAGTCCGTGGCGCTGCGCATCGCCCGCAGCACCGTGCGGCTTCCGGAGCTGCCCCGGCTGGGCTTCGCGCCCGAGACGCTCACCGCCTACCAGCGCCTGCTGGACGCGCCCCAGGGCATCATCTTCGTGGCGGGTGCCACCGGCGCCGGCAAGACGACGACGCTGTATGCCTCGCTCGGCTACATCAAGAAGACGCGAGGGGACCTGACGCGCATCGCCACCATTGAAGATCCGGTGGAGTACGACGTGCCGCTCTTCTCGCAGACGCAGGTGAACGCCGAGCAGGGCTTCACCTTCGCCCAGGGCCTGCGGTCCGTGCTGCGCCAGGATCCCAACGTCATCATGGTGGGAGAGATTCGCGACGCGGAGACGGCGCGCACCGCCATCCAGGCCGGCCTCAGCGGCCACCTGCTGCTCACCACGGTGCACGCGAGCTCGTCCGCGGGCGTCTTCAACCGGCTCATCGAGATGGGGGTGGAGCCCTTCCTGCTCGCGTCCGCGTCGGTGGCCGCCATTTCCCAGCGCCTGGTGCGCGCGCTCTGCCCGCACTGCCGCATGGCCGCGTCCCCGGAGATCGACGAGCTGGCGCGGCTGGAGGCGGTGGGCCTGCCCACCACGGGCCCCTTCTACGTGCCGGTGGGCTGCGAGCGCTGCGGGGGCTCCGGCTACCTGGGGCGCGCCGCGCTCTACGAGGTGCTGAAGGTGACGCCGGCCATCCGCGAGTGCGTCAACACCAAGTCGCCCACGTCGCGCGCGCACGACATCGCGGTGTCCGAGGGCATGGTGCCGCTGCTCGCCGCCGGCCTGGCGAAGGTGAATGCCGGAACCACGACGTTGCGGGAGGTCCTCCGTGTGGTCGGTTGA
- a CDS encoding M24 family metallopeptidase: MKNTWSRLLVPLFLFTSACATTAPASPAPEASRPERPFGTLREQATRQQDWLRERLDKALPALMRQYGIELWVVPMREYNEDPVFPALVAPTTFAARRRTIYVFHDRGPEKGVERLALGGGTQGGVYEARRAQMQVDGGGVTRQAELWGPDQWKVLKAVLEERQPKAIAINVSRTFAFADGLTHGEYEGMTEALGPEWTAKLKPSGGLPVDLIAWRGADEERFYEDLTKLAWNIIETGFSNQVIVPGKTRTSDVVWWMRQRVNDLGLGTWFQPSVSVQRQGKTEAEVGEDPLIERGDVLHCDFGVTALRLNTDTQHMGYVLREGETDAPAGLKAALARSNRLQDIVFEELRPGRSGNEILKASRERMKAEGIDGTVYSHPIGLNGHGAGPMIGLWDRQEGVPGNGDHKVIASQWFSIELQATSPVAEWGGQKVRSAQEEDVMLDASGKVRWAFQRQTAFHLVR; encoded by the coding sequence ATGAAGAACACCTGGAGCCGTCTCCTCGTCCCCCTGTTCCTCTTCACGTCCGCCTGTGCCACCACCGCGCCGGCCTCCCCTGCGCCGGAGGCCTCCCGGCCCGAGCGTCCCTTCGGCACGCTGCGCGAGCAGGCCACCCGGCAGCAGGACTGGCTGCGCGAGCGCCTGGACAAGGCGCTGCCCGCGTTGATGCGCCAGTACGGCATCGAGCTGTGGGTGGTGCCGATGCGCGAGTACAACGAGGACCCCGTCTTCCCCGCGCTGGTGGCGCCCACCACGTTCGCGGCGCGGCGGCGCACCATCTACGTGTTCCACGACCGGGGCCCGGAGAAGGGCGTGGAGCGGCTCGCGCTGGGCGGGGGAACGCAGGGCGGCGTGTACGAGGCGCGGCGCGCGCAGATGCAGGTGGACGGAGGCGGCGTCACCCGGCAGGCCGAGCTGTGGGGCCCGGACCAGTGGAAGGTGCTGAAGGCGGTGCTGGAGGAGCGGCAGCCGAAGGCCATCGCCATCAACGTGTCGCGCACGTTCGCCTTCGCGGACGGGCTGACGCATGGCGAGTACGAGGGCATGACGGAGGCGCTCGGGCCCGAGTGGACCGCGAAGCTCAAGCCGTCCGGGGGCCTGCCGGTGGACCTCATCGCCTGGCGCGGCGCGGACGAGGAGCGCTTCTACGAGGACCTGACGAAGCTGGCGTGGAACATCATCGAGACGGGCTTCTCCAACCAGGTGATTGTGCCGGGCAAGACGCGCACCAGTGACGTGGTGTGGTGGATGCGCCAGCGGGTGAACGACCTGGGGCTGGGGACGTGGTTCCAGCCGTCGGTGAGCGTGCAGCGGCAGGGCAAGACGGAGGCGGAGGTGGGCGAGGATCCGCTCATCGAGCGGGGGGACGTGCTGCACTGCGACTTCGGGGTGACGGCGCTGCGGCTGAACACGGACACGCAGCACATGGGCTACGTGCTGCGCGAGGGCGAGACGGACGCGCCCGCGGGGCTGAAGGCGGCGCTGGCGCGCTCCAACCGGTTGCAGGACATCGTCTTCGAGGAGCTGCGTCCGGGGCGCTCGGGCAATGAGATTCTCAAGGCCTCGCGCGAGCGGATGAAGGCCGAGGGCATTGATGGGACGGTGTACTCGCACCCCATCGGCCTGAACGGACACGGGGCGGGGCCGATGATCGGCCTGTGGGACCGGCAGGAGGGCGTGCCGGGCAATGGCGACCACAAGGTGATTGCGAGCCAGTGGTTCTCCATCGAGCTGCAGGCGACGAGCCCGGTGGCGGAGTGGGGCGGGCAGAAGGTGCGCTCGGCGCAGGAGGAGGACGTCATGCTCGACGCGAGTGGCAAGGTGCGCTGGGCCTTCCAGCGGCAGACCGCGTTCCACCTGGTGCGGTAG